The Synchiropus splendidus isolate RoL2022-P1 chromosome 1, RoL_Sspl_1.0, whole genome shotgun sequence genome includes a window with the following:
- the arhgef7b gene encoding rho guanine nucleotide exchange factor 7b isoform X4, with protein sequence MNSAEQTVTWLITLGVLDSPKKSIQDPEAFLQTSLQDGAVLCRLLERLRPGTVDKFHQEPRSDTESQRNIAEFIKGCGSFGVEPFEVCDLLQGLNFPKVLNTLVALSKATEDPGVGTCVPHSSSSRIKSFDSLNTQTRSSKLLQPQYRSLDMSEGNGCGRLLVKARFPFSQTNEDELSFSKGDIISVNRQEEGGWWEGSLNGKTGWFPSNYVRELKGSDKTLDRQKSGTLKSPPKSLDANIISKTYYNVVLQNILEAETEYSRELQNLLGSYMRSLQPTERLSALDISHIQGNLEEISTFQQMLVQSLEERTKPPENQQRIGGFFLSLMPQMKTLYVAYCSNHPSAVHVLTQHSEELGEYMESKGASSPGILTLTTSLSKPFTRLERYPTLLKELDRHMEDQHPDRLDLQTSMASFKSLAIECQEVRKKKDLELQILTEPIRNWEGDDIRTLGPVLFMSQTAVHTQECQESNECYLVLFPHTLIILSASLRMSGFIYQGRIPLSGMLISRIEDGENLRNAFEITGAQCERMQVACNSQKDLQDWLDLLTKHTHSPAAHRIRSVCHTLPLQPVTPCRHSESRVGSSGSIYHTLPHLSVQSSSPMWGPLEPLSTPKPWSQSCLRPAPPLRPSAALSNNQDLSKSPKNMKKLLPKRKPERKPSEEDFTVRKSTAALEEDAQILKVIEAYCTSAKTRQTLNSSSSRRDVHMLFPEEEKIIVEETRSNGQTVVEERSLVDTVYSLKDEVQELKQDNKRMKRTLEEEQRARKELERIIRRVLKNMNDPTWDETNL encoded by the exons ATGAATTCGGCCGAGCAGACGGTGACCTGGCTCATCACACTGGGGGTGTTGGACTCTCCCAAGAAAAGCATTCAGGATCCAGAGGCTTTTCTCCAGACCTCACTGCAGGATGGCGCGGTGCTGTGCCGACTGTTGGAGCGCCTCCGACCCGGGACAGTGGACAAA ttccACCAGGAACCGCGGAGCGACACGGAGAGTCAACGCAACATCGCTGAGTTCATCAAAGGCTGCGGCAGCTTCGGCGTTGAG CCCTTTGAGGTCTGCGACCTCCTGCAGGGATTGAACTTCCCCAAGGTCCTAAACACCCTGGTCGCCCTCAGTAAAGCAACAGAAG ATCCAGGTGTTGGCACGTGTGTGCCGCACTCTTCCTCGTCCAGGATCAAGTCCTTCGACTCCCTGAACACCCAGACGCGCTCCTCCAAGCTGCTGCAGCCTCAGTATAGAAGCCTG GACATGTCAGAAGGCAACGGGTGTGGCCGTTTGCTGGTCAAGGCGCGCTTCCCCTTCTCGCAGACGAATGAGGACGAGCTGTCGTTCTCCAAGGGTGACATCATCAGCGTAAACAGGCAGGAGGAAGGAGGCTGGTGGGAGGGTTCTCTAAATGGCAAGACAGGCTGGTTTCCAAGTAACTACGTACGCGAATTGAAAGGAAGCG ACAAGACATTGGACAGGCAAAAGTCCGGGACCCTGAAAAGCCCCCCGAAATCCTTGGACGCCAATATCATCAGCAAAACCTACTACAATGTG gtCCTGCAAAATATCCTGGAAGCAGAGACCGAATATTCCAGAGAACTTCAAAATCTTCTGGGCTCGTACATGCGCTCGCTTCAACCCACAGAGAG ACTAAGCGCATTGGACATCAGCCACATTCAGGGAAACCTGGAGGAGATCTCAACCTTCCAGCAGATGCTGGTTCAGTCTCTGGAGGAGCGCACCAA ACCCCCCGAGAACCAGCAAAGGATCGGGGGCTTCTTCTTGAGCCTGATGCCCCAGATGAAGACCCTCTATGTTGCCTACTGCTCCAACCACCCGTCTGCTGTCCACGTGCTCACCCAGCACAG TGAGGAGCTGGGGGAGTACATGGAGTCCAAGGGGGCTTCCAGTCCAGGGATCTTGACTCTGACCACAAGCTTGAGTAAACCTTTCACTCGACTAGAGCGATACCCGACCCTGCTCAAAGAACTGGACCGACACATGGAG GACCAACATCCAGACAGACTGGACCTTCAAACTTCCATGGCATCCTTCAAAAGCCTCGCT ATTGAATGTCAGGaagtgaggaagaagaaggacctGGAGTTGCAGATTTTAACAGAGCCAATCCGGAACTGGGAGGGCGACGATATCAGAACGCTGGGCCCAGTTCTTTTCATGTCCCAGACGGCGGTCCACACTCAAGAATGTCAG GAGTCCAACGAATGTTACCTGGTCTTGTTCCCCCACACGCTGATCATCCTCTCAGCCAGTCTAAGAATGAGTGGCTTCATCTACCAG GGTCGGATCCCTCTGTCAGGAATGCTGATCTCCAGGATAGAGGACGGCGAGAACCTTCGAAATGCTTTTGAAATTACTG GTGCCCAGTGTGAGAGGATGCAGGTCGCCTGCAACAGCCAGAAGGATCTTCAAGACTGGCTGGACCTTCTCACCAAACACACGCATTCTCCTGCAGCACACAGGATTCGCTCTGTCTGCCACACG TTGCCCCTGCAGCCCGTCACGCCCTGTAGACACTCTGAGTCTCGGGTTGGGAGCAGTGGAAGCATCTACCACACCCTTCCTCACCTGTCAGTGCAAAGCAGCAGCCCCATGTGGGGTCCTCTGGAGCCACTCAGCACCCCCAAACCCTGGAGCCAGAGCTGCCTTCGCCCAGCTCCTCCGCTCCGACCTTCTGCTGCTCTCAGTAACAATCAG gacttgagtAAAAGccccaaaaacatgaagaaactgCTGCCAAAAAGGAAGCCAGAAAGAAAGCCTTCGGAGGAAGACTTCACTGTCAGAAAGA GTACGGCTGCGCTGGAGGAGGACGCTCAGATCCTGAAGGTGATCGAGGCTTACTGCACGAGTGCCAAGACGCGACAGACTCTCAACTCCA GCTCCAGCAGGAGGGATGTTCACATGTTGTTtccagaggaggagaaaatcaTTGTGGAGGAAACCAGGAGCAACGGACAAACTGTcgtggaggagag GAGCCTGGTGGACACTGTGTACAGTCTAAAAGATGAAGTCCAGGAGCTTAAACAG GACaacaagaggatgaagaggactctggaagaggagcagcgagcgaggaaggagctggagaggaTAATACGCAGAGTTCTGAAGAACATGAATGACCCAACTTGGGATGAGACAAACCTCTGA
- the arhgef7b gene encoding rho guanine nucleotide exchange factor 7b isoform X3: MNSAEQTVTWLITLGVLDSPKKSIQDPEAFLQTSLQDGAVLCRLLERLRPGTVDKFHQEPRSDTESQRNIAEFIKGCGSFGVEPFEVCDLLQGLNFPKVLNTLVALSKATEDPGVGTCVPHSSSSRIKSFDSLNTQTRSSKLLQPQYRSLDMSEGNGCGRLLVKARFPFSQTNEDELSFSKGDIISVNRQEEGGWWEGSLNGKTGWFPSNYVRELKGSADKTLDRQKSGTLKSPPKSLDANIISKTYYNVVLQNILEAETEYSRELQNLLGSYMRSLQPTERLSALDISHIQGNLEEISTFQQMLVQSLEERTKPPENQQRIGGFFLSLMPQMKTLYVAYCSNHPSAVHVLTQHSEELGEYMESKGASSPGILTLTTSLSKPFTRLERYPTLLKELDRHMEDQHPDRLDLQTSMASFKSLAIECQEVRKKKDLELQILTEPIRNWEGDDIRTLGPVLFMSQTAVHTQECQESNECYLVLFPHTLIILSASLRMSGFIYQGRIPLSGMLISRIEDGENLRNAFEITGAQCERMQVACNSQKDLQDWLDLLTKHTHSPAAHRIRSVCHTLPLQPVTPCRHSESRVGSSGSIYHTLPHLSVQSSSPMWGPLEPLSTPKPWSQSCLRPAPPLRPSAALSNNQDLSKSPKNMKKLLPKRKPERKPSEEDFTVRKSTAALEEDAQILKVIEAYCTSAKTRQTLNSSSSRRDVHMLFPEEEKIIVEETRSNGQTVVEERSLVDTVYSLKDEVQELKQDNKRMKRTLEEEQRARKELERIIRRVLKNMNDPTWDETNL; this comes from the exons ATGAATTCGGCCGAGCAGACGGTGACCTGGCTCATCACACTGGGGGTGTTGGACTCTCCCAAGAAAAGCATTCAGGATCCAGAGGCTTTTCTCCAGACCTCACTGCAGGATGGCGCGGTGCTGTGCCGACTGTTGGAGCGCCTCCGACCCGGGACAGTGGACAAA ttccACCAGGAACCGCGGAGCGACACGGAGAGTCAACGCAACATCGCTGAGTTCATCAAAGGCTGCGGCAGCTTCGGCGTTGAG CCCTTTGAGGTCTGCGACCTCCTGCAGGGATTGAACTTCCCCAAGGTCCTAAACACCCTGGTCGCCCTCAGTAAAGCAACAGAAG ATCCAGGTGTTGGCACGTGTGTGCCGCACTCTTCCTCGTCCAGGATCAAGTCCTTCGACTCCCTGAACACCCAGACGCGCTCCTCCAAGCTGCTGCAGCCTCAGTATAGAAGCCTG GACATGTCAGAAGGCAACGGGTGTGGCCGTTTGCTGGTCAAGGCGCGCTTCCCCTTCTCGCAGACGAATGAGGACGAGCTGTCGTTCTCCAAGGGTGACATCATCAGCGTAAACAGGCAGGAGGAAGGAGGCTGGTGGGAGGGTTCTCTAAATGGCAAGACAGGCTGGTTTCCAAGTAACTACGTACGCGAATTGAAAGGAAGCG CAGACAAGACATTGGACAGGCAAAAGTCCGGGACCCTGAAAAGCCCCCCGAAATCCTTGGACGCCAATATCATCAGCAAAACCTACTACAATGTG gtCCTGCAAAATATCCTGGAAGCAGAGACCGAATATTCCAGAGAACTTCAAAATCTTCTGGGCTCGTACATGCGCTCGCTTCAACCCACAGAGAG ACTAAGCGCATTGGACATCAGCCACATTCAGGGAAACCTGGAGGAGATCTCAACCTTCCAGCAGATGCTGGTTCAGTCTCTGGAGGAGCGCACCAA ACCCCCCGAGAACCAGCAAAGGATCGGGGGCTTCTTCTTGAGCCTGATGCCCCAGATGAAGACCCTCTATGTTGCCTACTGCTCCAACCACCCGTCTGCTGTCCACGTGCTCACCCAGCACAG TGAGGAGCTGGGGGAGTACATGGAGTCCAAGGGGGCTTCCAGTCCAGGGATCTTGACTCTGACCACAAGCTTGAGTAAACCTTTCACTCGACTAGAGCGATACCCGACCCTGCTCAAAGAACTGGACCGACACATGGAG GACCAACATCCAGACAGACTGGACCTTCAAACTTCCATGGCATCCTTCAAAAGCCTCGCT ATTGAATGTCAGGaagtgaggaagaagaaggacctGGAGTTGCAGATTTTAACAGAGCCAATCCGGAACTGGGAGGGCGACGATATCAGAACGCTGGGCCCAGTTCTTTTCATGTCCCAGACGGCGGTCCACACTCAAGAATGTCAG GAGTCCAACGAATGTTACCTGGTCTTGTTCCCCCACACGCTGATCATCCTCTCAGCCAGTCTAAGAATGAGTGGCTTCATCTACCAG GGTCGGATCCCTCTGTCAGGAATGCTGATCTCCAGGATAGAGGACGGCGAGAACCTTCGAAATGCTTTTGAAATTACTG GTGCCCAGTGTGAGAGGATGCAGGTCGCCTGCAACAGCCAGAAGGATCTTCAAGACTGGCTGGACCTTCTCACCAAACACACGCATTCTCCTGCAGCACACAGGATTCGCTCTGTCTGCCACACG TTGCCCCTGCAGCCCGTCACGCCCTGTAGACACTCTGAGTCTCGGGTTGGGAGCAGTGGAAGCATCTACCACACCCTTCCTCACCTGTCAGTGCAAAGCAGCAGCCCCATGTGGGGTCCTCTGGAGCCACTCAGCACCCCCAAACCCTGGAGCCAGAGCTGCCTTCGCCCAGCTCCTCCGCTCCGACCTTCTGCTGCTCTCAGTAACAATCAG gacttgagtAAAAGccccaaaaacatgaagaaactgCTGCCAAAAAGGAAGCCAGAAAGAAAGCCTTCGGAGGAAGACTTCACTGTCAGAAAGA GTACGGCTGCGCTGGAGGAGGACGCTCAGATCCTGAAGGTGATCGAGGCTTACTGCACGAGTGCCAAGACGCGACAGACTCTCAACTCCA GCTCCAGCAGGAGGGATGTTCACATGTTGTTtccagaggaggagaaaatcaTTGTGGAGGAAACCAGGAGCAACGGACAAACTGTcgtggaggagag GAGCCTGGTGGACACTGTGTACAGTCTAAAAGATGAAGTCCAGGAGCTTAAACAG GACaacaagaggatgaagaggactctggaagaggagcagcgagcgaggaaggagctggagaggaTAATACGCAGAGTTCTGAAGAACATGAATGACCCAACTTGGGATGAGACAAACCTCTGA
- the arhgef7b gene encoding rho guanine nucleotide exchange factor 7b isoform X1, whose amino-acid sequence MNSAEQTVTWLITLGVLDSPKKSIQDPEAFLQTSLQDGAVLCRLLERLRPGTVDKFHQEPRSDTESQRNIAEFIKGCGSFGVEPFEVCDLLQGLNFPKVLNTLVALSKATEDPGVGTCVPHSSSSRIKSFDSLNTQTRSSKLLQPQYRSLDMSEGNGCGRLLVKARFPFSQTNEDELSFSKGDIISVNRQEEGGWWEGSLNGKTGWFPSNYVRELKGSADKTLDRQKSGTLKSPPKSLDANIISKTYYNVVLQNILEAETEYSRELQNLLGSYMRSLQPTERLSALDISHIQGNLEEISTFQQMLVQSLEERTKPPENQQRIGGFFLSLMPQMKTLYVAYCSNHPSAVHVLTQHSEELGEYMESKGASSPGILTLTTSLSKPFTRLERYPTLLKELDRHMEDQHPDRLDLQTSMASFKSLAIECQEVRKKKDLELQILTEPIRNWEGDDIRTLGPVLFMSQTAVHTQECQESNECYLVLFPHTLIILSASLRMSGFIYQGRIPLSGMLISRIEDGENLRNAFEITGAQCERMQVACNSQKDLQDWLDLLTKHTHSPAAHRIRSVCHTLPLQPVTPCRHSESRVGSSGSIYHTLPHLSVQSSSPMWGPLEPLSTPKPWSQSCLRPAPPLRPSAALSNNQDLSKSPKNMKKLLPKRKPERKPSEEDFTVRKSTAALEEDAQILKVIEAYCTSAKTRQTLNSTWQGTDLMHNHVLADSSLTVAGNAGNPPCPDQSEDSDYDSIWTTHSYRTASFSRSSRRDVHMLFPEEEKIIVEETRSNGQTVVEERSLVDTVYSLKDEVQELKQDNKRMKRTLEEEQRARKELERIIRRVLKNMNDPTWDETNL is encoded by the exons ATGAATTCGGCCGAGCAGACGGTGACCTGGCTCATCACACTGGGGGTGTTGGACTCTCCCAAGAAAAGCATTCAGGATCCAGAGGCTTTTCTCCAGACCTCACTGCAGGATGGCGCGGTGCTGTGCCGACTGTTGGAGCGCCTCCGACCCGGGACAGTGGACAAA ttccACCAGGAACCGCGGAGCGACACGGAGAGTCAACGCAACATCGCTGAGTTCATCAAAGGCTGCGGCAGCTTCGGCGTTGAG CCCTTTGAGGTCTGCGACCTCCTGCAGGGATTGAACTTCCCCAAGGTCCTAAACACCCTGGTCGCCCTCAGTAAAGCAACAGAAG ATCCAGGTGTTGGCACGTGTGTGCCGCACTCTTCCTCGTCCAGGATCAAGTCCTTCGACTCCCTGAACACCCAGACGCGCTCCTCCAAGCTGCTGCAGCCTCAGTATAGAAGCCTG GACATGTCAGAAGGCAACGGGTGTGGCCGTTTGCTGGTCAAGGCGCGCTTCCCCTTCTCGCAGACGAATGAGGACGAGCTGTCGTTCTCCAAGGGTGACATCATCAGCGTAAACAGGCAGGAGGAAGGAGGCTGGTGGGAGGGTTCTCTAAATGGCAAGACAGGCTGGTTTCCAAGTAACTACGTACGCGAATTGAAAGGAAGCG CAGACAAGACATTGGACAGGCAAAAGTCCGGGACCCTGAAAAGCCCCCCGAAATCCTTGGACGCCAATATCATCAGCAAAACCTACTACAATGTG gtCCTGCAAAATATCCTGGAAGCAGAGACCGAATATTCCAGAGAACTTCAAAATCTTCTGGGCTCGTACATGCGCTCGCTTCAACCCACAGAGAG ACTAAGCGCATTGGACATCAGCCACATTCAGGGAAACCTGGAGGAGATCTCAACCTTCCAGCAGATGCTGGTTCAGTCTCTGGAGGAGCGCACCAA ACCCCCCGAGAACCAGCAAAGGATCGGGGGCTTCTTCTTGAGCCTGATGCCCCAGATGAAGACCCTCTATGTTGCCTACTGCTCCAACCACCCGTCTGCTGTCCACGTGCTCACCCAGCACAG TGAGGAGCTGGGGGAGTACATGGAGTCCAAGGGGGCTTCCAGTCCAGGGATCTTGACTCTGACCACAAGCTTGAGTAAACCTTTCACTCGACTAGAGCGATACCCGACCCTGCTCAAAGAACTGGACCGACACATGGAG GACCAACATCCAGACAGACTGGACCTTCAAACTTCCATGGCATCCTTCAAAAGCCTCGCT ATTGAATGTCAGGaagtgaggaagaagaaggacctGGAGTTGCAGATTTTAACAGAGCCAATCCGGAACTGGGAGGGCGACGATATCAGAACGCTGGGCCCAGTTCTTTTCATGTCCCAGACGGCGGTCCACACTCAAGAATGTCAG GAGTCCAACGAATGTTACCTGGTCTTGTTCCCCCACACGCTGATCATCCTCTCAGCCAGTCTAAGAATGAGTGGCTTCATCTACCAG GGTCGGATCCCTCTGTCAGGAATGCTGATCTCCAGGATAGAGGACGGCGAGAACCTTCGAAATGCTTTTGAAATTACTG GTGCCCAGTGTGAGAGGATGCAGGTCGCCTGCAACAGCCAGAAGGATCTTCAAGACTGGCTGGACCTTCTCACCAAACACACGCATTCTCCTGCAGCACACAGGATTCGCTCTGTCTGCCACACG TTGCCCCTGCAGCCCGTCACGCCCTGTAGACACTCTGAGTCTCGGGTTGGGAGCAGTGGAAGCATCTACCACACCCTTCCTCACCTGTCAGTGCAAAGCAGCAGCCCCATGTGGGGTCCTCTGGAGCCACTCAGCACCCCCAAACCCTGGAGCCAGAGCTGCCTTCGCCCAGCTCCTCCGCTCCGACCTTCTGCTGCTCTCAGTAACAATCAG gacttgagtAAAAGccccaaaaacatgaagaaactgCTGCCAAAAAGGAAGCCAGAAAGAAAGCCTTCGGAGGAAGACTTCACTGTCAGAAAGA GTACGGCTGCGCTGGAGGAGGACGCTCAGATCCTGAAGGTGATCGAGGCTTACTGCACGAGTGCCAAGACGCGACAGACTCTCAACTCCA CCTGGCAAGGGACTGACCTCATGCACAATCACGTACTCGCGGACTCCAGCCTCACCGTTGCTGGTAACGCCGGCAACCCACCATGTCCCGATCAGTCAGAGGACTCGGATTATGACAGTATTTGGACCACCCATAGTTATAGGACTGCCTCGTTCTCCC GCTCCAGCAGGAGGGATGTTCACATGTTGTTtccagaggaggagaaaatcaTTGTGGAGGAAACCAGGAGCAACGGACAAACTGTcgtggaggagag GAGCCTGGTGGACACTGTGTACAGTCTAAAAGATGAAGTCCAGGAGCTTAAACAG GACaacaagaggatgaagaggactctggaagaggagcagcgagcgaggaaggagctggagaggaTAATACGCAGAGTTCTGAAGAACATGAATGACCCAACTTGGGATGAGACAAACCTCTGA
- the arhgef7b gene encoding rho guanine nucleotide exchange factor 7b isoform X2, which translates to MNSAEQTVTWLITLGVLDSPKKSIQDPEAFLQTSLQDGAVLCRLLERLRPGTVDKFHQEPRSDTESQRNIAEFIKGCGSFGVEPFEVCDLLQGLNFPKVLNTLVALSKATEDPGVGTCVPHSSSSRIKSFDSLNTQTRSSKLLQPQYRSLDMSEGNGCGRLLVKARFPFSQTNEDELSFSKGDIISVNRQEEGGWWEGSLNGKTGWFPSNYVRELKGSDKTLDRQKSGTLKSPPKSLDANIISKTYYNVVLQNILEAETEYSRELQNLLGSYMRSLQPTERLSALDISHIQGNLEEISTFQQMLVQSLEERTKPPENQQRIGGFFLSLMPQMKTLYVAYCSNHPSAVHVLTQHSEELGEYMESKGASSPGILTLTTSLSKPFTRLERYPTLLKELDRHMEDQHPDRLDLQTSMASFKSLAIECQEVRKKKDLELQILTEPIRNWEGDDIRTLGPVLFMSQTAVHTQECQESNECYLVLFPHTLIILSASLRMSGFIYQGRIPLSGMLISRIEDGENLRNAFEITGAQCERMQVACNSQKDLQDWLDLLTKHTHSPAAHRIRSVCHTLPLQPVTPCRHSESRVGSSGSIYHTLPHLSVQSSSPMWGPLEPLSTPKPWSQSCLRPAPPLRPSAALSNNQDLSKSPKNMKKLLPKRKPERKPSEEDFTVRKSTAALEEDAQILKVIEAYCTSAKTRQTLNSTWQGTDLMHNHVLADSSLTVAGNAGNPPCPDQSEDSDYDSIWTTHSYRTASFSRSSRRDVHMLFPEEEKIIVEETRSNGQTVVEERSLVDTVYSLKDEVQELKQDNKRMKRTLEEEQRARKELERIIRRVLKNMNDPTWDETNL; encoded by the exons ATGAATTCGGCCGAGCAGACGGTGACCTGGCTCATCACACTGGGGGTGTTGGACTCTCCCAAGAAAAGCATTCAGGATCCAGAGGCTTTTCTCCAGACCTCACTGCAGGATGGCGCGGTGCTGTGCCGACTGTTGGAGCGCCTCCGACCCGGGACAGTGGACAAA ttccACCAGGAACCGCGGAGCGACACGGAGAGTCAACGCAACATCGCTGAGTTCATCAAAGGCTGCGGCAGCTTCGGCGTTGAG CCCTTTGAGGTCTGCGACCTCCTGCAGGGATTGAACTTCCCCAAGGTCCTAAACACCCTGGTCGCCCTCAGTAAAGCAACAGAAG ATCCAGGTGTTGGCACGTGTGTGCCGCACTCTTCCTCGTCCAGGATCAAGTCCTTCGACTCCCTGAACACCCAGACGCGCTCCTCCAAGCTGCTGCAGCCTCAGTATAGAAGCCTG GACATGTCAGAAGGCAACGGGTGTGGCCGTTTGCTGGTCAAGGCGCGCTTCCCCTTCTCGCAGACGAATGAGGACGAGCTGTCGTTCTCCAAGGGTGACATCATCAGCGTAAACAGGCAGGAGGAAGGAGGCTGGTGGGAGGGTTCTCTAAATGGCAAGACAGGCTGGTTTCCAAGTAACTACGTACGCGAATTGAAAGGAAGCG ACAAGACATTGGACAGGCAAAAGTCCGGGACCCTGAAAAGCCCCCCGAAATCCTTGGACGCCAATATCATCAGCAAAACCTACTACAATGTG gtCCTGCAAAATATCCTGGAAGCAGAGACCGAATATTCCAGAGAACTTCAAAATCTTCTGGGCTCGTACATGCGCTCGCTTCAACCCACAGAGAG ACTAAGCGCATTGGACATCAGCCACATTCAGGGAAACCTGGAGGAGATCTCAACCTTCCAGCAGATGCTGGTTCAGTCTCTGGAGGAGCGCACCAA ACCCCCCGAGAACCAGCAAAGGATCGGGGGCTTCTTCTTGAGCCTGATGCCCCAGATGAAGACCCTCTATGTTGCCTACTGCTCCAACCACCCGTCTGCTGTCCACGTGCTCACCCAGCACAG TGAGGAGCTGGGGGAGTACATGGAGTCCAAGGGGGCTTCCAGTCCAGGGATCTTGACTCTGACCACAAGCTTGAGTAAACCTTTCACTCGACTAGAGCGATACCCGACCCTGCTCAAAGAACTGGACCGACACATGGAG GACCAACATCCAGACAGACTGGACCTTCAAACTTCCATGGCATCCTTCAAAAGCCTCGCT ATTGAATGTCAGGaagtgaggaagaagaaggacctGGAGTTGCAGATTTTAACAGAGCCAATCCGGAACTGGGAGGGCGACGATATCAGAACGCTGGGCCCAGTTCTTTTCATGTCCCAGACGGCGGTCCACACTCAAGAATGTCAG GAGTCCAACGAATGTTACCTGGTCTTGTTCCCCCACACGCTGATCATCCTCTCAGCCAGTCTAAGAATGAGTGGCTTCATCTACCAG GGTCGGATCCCTCTGTCAGGAATGCTGATCTCCAGGATAGAGGACGGCGAGAACCTTCGAAATGCTTTTGAAATTACTG GTGCCCAGTGTGAGAGGATGCAGGTCGCCTGCAACAGCCAGAAGGATCTTCAAGACTGGCTGGACCTTCTCACCAAACACACGCATTCTCCTGCAGCACACAGGATTCGCTCTGTCTGCCACACG TTGCCCCTGCAGCCCGTCACGCCCTGTAGACACTCTGAGTCTCGGGTTGGGAGCAGTGGAAGCATCTACCACACCCTTCCTCACCTGTCAGTGCAAAGCAGCAGCCCCATGTGGGGTCCTCTGGAGCCACTCAGCACCCCCAAACCCTGGAGCCAGAGCTGCCTTCGCCCAGCTCCTCCGCTCCGACCTTCTGCTGCTCTCAGTAACAATCAG gacttgagtAAAAGccccaaaaacatgaagaaactgCTGCCAAAAAGGAAGCCAGAAAGAAAGCCTTCGGAGGAAGACTTCACTGTCAGAAAGA GTACGGCTGCGCTGGAGGAGGACGCTCAGATCCTGAAGGTGATCGAGGCTTACTGCACGAGTGCCAAGACGCGACAGACTCTCAACTCCA CCTGGCAAGGGACTGACCTCATGCACAATCACGTACTCGCGGACTCCAGCCTCACCGTTGCTGGTAACGCCGGCAACCCACCATGTCCCGATCAGTCAGAGGACTCGGATTATGACAGTATTTGGACCACCCATAGTTATAGGACTGCCTCGTTCTCCC GCTCCAGCAGGAGGGATGTTCACATGTTGTTtccagaggaggagaaaatcaTTGTGGAGGAAACCAGGAGCAACGGACAAACTGTcgtggaggagag GAGCCTGGTGGACACTGTGTACAGTCTAAAAGATGAAGTCCAGGAGCTTAAACAG GACaacaagaggatgaagaggactctggaagaggagcagcgagcgaggaaggagctggagaggaTAATACGCAGAGTTCTGAAGAACATGAATGACCCAACTTGGGATGAGACAAACCTCTGA